One segment of Burkholderia multivorans ATCC BAA-247 DNA contains the following:
- a CDS encoding phytanoyl-CoA dioxygenase family protein, giving the protein MSSPLQSESIREQVAELRERGFVVARGLVGEQQCATLKRIAQQQLEEAAAPIEFEADLRYPGAPESKHAPGGHTVRRLLDAYGRDPAFAERAIAPEIGAWMRAYFGEQPVLSRAHHNCMMTKHPAYGSLTGWHRDFRYWAFERADMVSVWLALGPETNENGALWLVPGSHTAEFGADAFDDAKFFRSDLPANRAMIDAATCPSLNAGDVVFFHCNTLHSAGQNRSDDVKFSLVYTYHGISNRPIPGTRSASKPEVQF; this is encoded by the coding sequence ATGTCGTCTCCCTTGCAGTCGGAATCGATCCGCGAGCAGGTCGCGGAATTGCGCGAACGCGGCTTCGTCGTCGCGCGCGGCCTCGTCGGCGAGCAGCAATGCGCGACGCTCAAGCGCATCGCGCAGCAGCAGCTCGAAGAGGCCGCGGCGCCGATCGAGTTCGAAGCGGATCTGCGCTATCCGGGCGCACCCGAGTCCAAGCATGCGCCGGGCGGGCACACGGTGCGGCGGCTGCTCGACGCGTACGGCCGCGATCCGGCGTTCGCCGAGCGCGCGATCGCACCCGAGATCGGCGCATGGATGCGCGCGTACTTCGGCGAGCAGCCGGTGCTGTCGCGCGCGCATCACAACTGCATGATGACGAAGCACCCCGCGTACGGCAGCCTGACCGGCTGGCATCGCGACTTTCGCTACTGGGCGTTCGAGCGCGCCGACATGGTGTCGGTGTGGCTCGCGCTCGGCCCCGAGACGAACGAGAACGGCGCGTTGTGGCTTGTGCCGGGCTCGCATACGGCCGAATTCGGGGCCGATGCATTCGACGACGCGAAGTTCTTCCGCAGCGATCTGCCCGCGAACCGCGCGATGATCGACGCGGCGACGTGCCCGTCGCTGAACGCCGGCGACGTCGTGTTCTTCCATTGCAACACGCTGCATTCGGCCGGGCAGAACCGCTCCGACGACGTGAAATTCTCGCTCGTCTACACGTATCACGGGATCAGCAACCGGCCGATCCCCGGCACGCGTTCGGCATCGAAGCCGGAAGTGCAGTTCTAG
- a CDS encoding DUF3185 family protein, which yields MSRVISVALLVGGIVLLYFGGQSFHSLNDNLSRFFTGSPATKTILLIAGGAVALLVGLIGLAMPGGNKR from the coding sequence ATGTCCCGGGTCATCTCGGTTGCGCTGCTCGTCGGCGGCATCGTGCTGCTGTATTTCGGCGGGCAGTCGTTTCATTCGCTCAACGACAATCTGTCGCGCTTCTTCACCGGCTCGCCGGCGACGAAGACGATCCTGCTGATCGCCGGCGGCGCCGTCGCGCTGCTGGTCGGCCTGATCGGCCTCGCGATGCCGGGCGGCAACAAGCGCTGA